TGCTTTAGCTCCATCAGTTTAACTGACATTGCAACATTAAAAGGCTCTAGTGGATCGGGAGGAAGTGGTTTTCCTGTGGCTGTTGCGCAGAATCCGCAAGAACGGGTACAGGTATCACCCAGAATCATAAAGGTTGCAGTTCCATTTCCCCAGCATTCTCCTATATTCGGGCACATTCCACTGCTGCAAATCGTATGTAACTTATGATTTTTTACAATATTACTTACCCTTGTGTAACCCTCACCGCTTGGTAATTTTATTTTGAGCCATGAGGGTTTTCTTGGAGCATTCATTAACGGAAAATTTGTGCAAAAAAACGAAAAAAAAATGGTTTAATCTTGGTAATTGAGTAGAATCATTCTAAAAAAGATTTATTCCTACTTCTGCTTAGTGAGTTACTAAGGCAGCTATTTATTTAAGATGGTACACCTTCTTTGATTGTAAAAAAATGCAGGAATGAAAATGCGTTGGCTAAATTTATATCTAATATTACATTGATAATCAGGTGATAAATAAAATAAAAATTAATAATTATAAAAATAGTTGTATGACTATAAAGATAGTTATAAATTTGTTCCATGGAAAGTAAAGAGTTAACAAAAGCGGAAGAACAAGTAATGCAATATCTATGGAACATTAAAAAGGGTTTCTTAAAAGATATTGTCGATCAATTCCCCGAACCGAAACCTGCCTATACAACCGTTTCTACAGTTATTCGGGTTATGGTGAAAAAGGGGTTTATCGGGTTTAATTCATATGGTAAAATTCACGAATATTTTCCTTTGATTGCTAAAGGTGAATATTTTCAGAACCATGTAAAATCGTTAATTAATAATTATTTTAATGGTTCTGCCCCTGAGTTTGCATCGTGTTTTGCAAACGAACAGTTGAATCTTTCAGAGCTGGAAGAGATTAAAAAGTTAATTGATGAGAAGATAAAGAGTATTAAATCAAATAAATAATCATGATCATTTACTTTTGGTATCTTATTAAGGTATCTATTTGCCTTATAGTACTATATGTATTCTATATTACAGTATTAAAGCATAGTACATTTTTTATTTTAAATAGAATTTATCTTATAACAGGCCTTCTTCTCTCTTTTACTATTCCAATTCTAAAGTTATCAATATTTGAGGTTCAATCGTCCTCTATGCTATCAACAATATCAGGTATAGTGTCGGATGAGCCGGAGTATTTAATTTTTCAATCACAAACCTTATCGAATGGTATAAATACAATAAACTACCCGTTGGTACTGACAATAATCTATTTTTTCGGGGTATCAGTACTACTTTTTAAACTTTTACTTTCCATTTCCAAGGTTATTTTGGTAAAGGGTAAAGTGGAAAATTATCGGATAGGCATGTTCAGAATTGTAAAAACGGATTCAATAATACCTTTTTCGTTT
This window of the Bacteroidales bacterium genome carries:
- a CDS encoding BlaI/MecI/CopY family transcriptional regulator, with amino-acid sequence MESKELTKAEEQVMQYLWNIKKGFLKDIVDQFPEPKPAYTTVSTVIRVMVKKGFIGFNSYGKIHEYFPLIAKGEYFQNHVKSLINNYFNGSAPEFASCFANEQLNLSELEEIKKLIDEKIKSIKSNK